From Pantanalinema sp., one genomic window encodes:
- a CDS encoding ArsB/NhaD family transporter has translation MAYYFSVALLALCILLIVVRPFRLPVVAPPLAGAAVLMASGLAPLSAIATVWGLVWDATLTLLGLMVISLVLDRAGFFAWCARRIAQASGGDGRRAWWGLMLLAWATTAVLANDGAMLILVPIYAELLLKSGATRAQAYAYLFPVGFLIDVASTPLVTSNLTNIMAADYFRIGFGEYARMMAVPSLVLGLASLGFGWLAFRSQVPERLALEAAAPRRPAGPMFAAGWAALAALGLGFGLAHAFHWPVCWVVGAVALGLLALGLASGQLALIDVPRLTPWDIPVFALSLFVMVEAVARTGGQALLAAGWLAVDPGLRPLAVGGSIAALAAGLNNLPALLLGLLSFQHAPEVATPAAIAASVVGANVAPKLTPYGSLATLLWMGLLGAKGFRVGWGEYLRYGLLLTPPVLALGLLAAWLCS, from the coding sequence ATGGCTTACTACTTCTCAGTGGCGCTGCTCGCGCTCTGCATCCTCTTGATCGTCGTCAGGCCCTTCCGCCTGCCGGTGGTGGCGCCGCCCTTGGCGGGGGCCGCCGTCCTGATGGCGAGCGGGCTCGCTCCGCTGTCCGCGATCGCGACGGTGTGGGGGCTGGTCTGGGATGCGACCCTCACCCTGCTCGGCCTCATGGTGATCTCGCTGGTGCTCGATCGCGCGGGGTTCTTCGCCTGGTGCGCCCGGCGAATCGCCCAGGCGAGCGGCGGCGACGGCCGGCGCGCCTGGTGGGGCCTGATGCTGCTCGCCTGGGCGACCACCGCGGTGCTCGCCAACGACGGGGCCATGCTGATCCTGGTGCCCATCTACGCCGAGCTGCTGCTGAAAAGCGGGGCGACCCGCGCGCAGGCCTACGCCTACCTCTTTCCGGTGGGCTTCTTGATCGACGTGGCGAGCACGCCCCTGGTCACGAGCAACCTCACCAACATCATGGCGGCGGACTACTTCCGCATCGGCTTCGGAGAGTATGCCCGCATGATGGCCGTTCCCAGCCTGGTCCTGGGCCTCGCCTCGCTGGGCTTCGGCTGGCTCGCGTTCCGTTCGCAGGTCCCCGAGCGACTCGCCCTCGAGGCCGCTGCGCCCCGTCGGCCCGCCGGGCCCATGTTCGCGGCCGGCTGGGCGGCGCTCGCGGCCCTCGGGCTCGGGTTCGGGCTCGCCCACGCCTTCCACTGGCCGGTGTGCTGGGTGGTGGGGGCGGTGGCCCTGGGCCTGCTCGCGCTGGGCCTGGCCTCGGGCCAGCTCGCGCTCATCGACGTGCCGCGCCTGACACCGTGGGACATCCCCGTCTTCGCCCTGAGCCTGTTCGTCATGGTCGAGGCGGTCGCACGAACGGGCGGCCAGGCCCTGCTCGCGGCCGGCTGGCTCGCCGTCGACCCCGGTCTGCGCCCGCTCGCCGTGGGGGGATCCATCGCGGCCCTCGCGGCGGGCCTCAATAACCTTCCTGCCTTGCTGCTCGGCCTTTTGAGCTTCCAGCACGCGCCCGAGGTAGCCACCCCCGCGGCGATCGCCGCGAGCGTGGTCGGCGCGAACGTGGCGCCCAAGCTGACCCCCTACGGGTCGCTCGCGACCCTCTTGTGGATGGGCCTCTTGGGGGCCAAGGGGTTCAGGGTCGGCTGGGGGGAGTACCTGCGCTACGGCTTGCTGCTGACCCCGCCGGTCCTGGCGCTGGGACTCCTGGCTGCCTGGCTTTGTTCGTGA
- the arsC gene encoding arsenate reductase (glutaredoxin) (This arsenate reductase requires both glutathione and glutaredoxin to convert arsenate to arsenite, after which the efflux transporter formed by ArsA and ArsB can extrude the arsenite from the cell, providing resistance.), with the protein MSDVVIYHNPRCSKSRQALGLIEEAGVTPSVVKYLDHPPTFEELDGLLRKLGMEPQALMRTGEDRYKELGLSTRPLSREEAIRLMVENPILIERPIVVKGDKAVVARPPERAQELLG; encoded by the coding sequence GTGTCCGACGTCGTTATCTACCACAACCCGCGCTGCAGCAAGAGCCGCCAGGCCCTGGGCCTCATCGAGGAAGCGGGCGTCACCCCTTCGGTCGTGAAGTACCTCGACCACCCGCCGACCTTCGAGGAGCTCGACGGCCTGCTGCGCAAGCTCGGCATGGAGCCCCAGGCCCTGATGCGCACCGGCGAGGACCGGTACAAGGAGCTCGGGCTTTCGACCAGGCCCCTCTCGCGCGAGGAGGCGATCCGCTTGATGGTCGAGAACCCCATCCTCATCGAGCGGCCCATCGTCGTGAAGGGCGACAAGGCCGTGGTGGCCCGCCCGCCCGAGCGCGCGCAGGAGCTCTTGGGCTAA
- the hemE gene encoding uroporphyrinogen decarboxylase — MEPTMEANPNAHRLIRAARRLPNDRPPVWIMRQAGRYMAEFRAIRAKVDFLTLCRTPDLAAEVTMQPIDKVGVDAAIIFSDILIPLTPMGMDVQFDDKGPHLLNPLRTIADIERMRVPVAAEETPYTGEALKLTKKALGGKLPLIGFAGAPWTLAAYMVEGGGSKNYSHIKTLMYREPAAFHLLMDKLADTLIDYLRYQMESGADIVQIFESWGGYLSPEDYRTFALPATKKIIAGIQDMGKPVILYMNGAGHVLEDLANSGADCVGIDWRVDIGQAFDRIGDRVAIQGNMDPCRLYGSPETIRAEVRRIAEAVGDRPGHIFNLGHGILPDVPVEHAQAFVQAVKELAASPVA, encoded by the coding sequence ATGGAACCCACCATGGAAGCCAACCCGAACGCGCATCGCCTCATCCGCGCCGCCCGCCGCCTGCCGAACGATCGCCCCCCGGTCTGGATCATGCGCCAGGCGGGCCGCTACATGGCCGAGTTCCGCGCCATCCGCGCCAAGGTGGACTTCCTGACCCTCTGCCGCACCCCGGACCTGGCCGCCGAGGTCACCATGCAGCCCATCGACAAGGTGGGCGTGGACGCGGCGATCATCTTCTCGGACATCCTCATCCCGCTCACCCCCATGGGCATGGACGTCCAGTTCGACGACAAGGGGCCTCACCTGCTCAACCCCCTGCGCACCATCGCCGACATCGAGCGGATGCGCGTGCCCGTCGCCGCCGAGGAGACCCCCTACACCGGCGAGGCCCTCAAGCTCACCAAGAAGGCGCTCGGCGGCAAGCTCCCCTTGATCGGCTTCGCCGGCGCTCCCTGGACGCTCGCGGCCTACATGGTCGAGGGCGGCGGCAGCAAGAACTACAGCCACATCAAGACCCTGATGTACCGCGAGCCCGCGGCCTTCCACCTCCTGATGGACAAGCTCGCCGACACCCTGATCGACTACCTGCGCTACCAGATGGAATCCGGCGCCGACATCGTCCAGATCTTCGAGAGCTGGGGCGGCTACCTCTCGCCCGAGGACTACCGCACCTTCGCCCTGCCCGCCACCAAGAAGATCATCGCGGGCATCCAGGACATGGGCAAGCCCGTCATCCTGTACATGAACGGCGCGGGCCACGTCCTCGAGGACCTGGCGAACTCCGGGGCCGACTGCGTCGGCATCGACTGGCGCGTGGACATCGGCCAGGCCTTCGACCGCATCGGCGATCGCGTCGCCATCCAGGGCAACATGGATCCCTGCCGCCTCTACGGCAGCCCCGAGACGATCCGCGCCGAGGTGCGCCGGATCGCCGAGGCGGTGGGCGATCGCCCCGGCCACATCTTCAACCTCGGCCACGGCATCCTGCCGGACGTGCCGGTCGAGCACGCCCAGGCCTTCGTCCAGGCCGTCAAGGAGCTCGCCGCCTCCCCGGTCGCCTGA
- the hemF gene encoding oxygen-dependent coproporphyrinogen oxidase has product MTPATQAVKAYLQDLQAGIVAHLERIDGGCFLRDAWERPAGGGGLTCLIEGGDVLERGGVAFSHVTGTQMPPSATAHRPELVGGSWEAMGVSLVLHPRNPYAPTVHMNVRFFSATKPGLDPVWWFGGGMDLTPYYGFEEDAQHFHRECRDALAPFGDDYHPRFKTWCDEYFYLKHRQEPRGIGGIFFDDLSDQDFEFSFALMQSVGDHFLGAYAPILDRRKDTPYGDRERDFQAYRRGRYVEFNLVWDRGTHFGLQSGGRTESILMSMPPVAAWRYDYHPEPGTPEARLYTDFLINKDWI; this is encoded by the coding sequence ATGACTCCCGCGACCCAGGCCGTCAAGGCCTACCTTCAGGATCTCCAGGCCGGCATCGTCGCGCACCTGGAGCGCATCGACGGGGGCTGCTTCCTGCGCGACGCGTGGGAGCGCCCCGCGGGCGGCGGCGGCCTCACCTGCCTGATCGAGGGCGGCGACGTCCTCGAGCGGGGCGGCGTCGCCTTCTCCCACGTCACGGGCACCCAGATGCCCCCCTCGGCCACGGCCCACCGGCCCGAGCTGGTGGGCGGCTCCTGGGAGGCCATGGGCGTCTCCTTGGTCCTGCACCCGCGCAACCCCTACGCGCCCACCGTCCACATGAACGTGCGGTTCTTCTCGGCCACCAAGCCGGGGCTGGATCCGGTCTGGTGGTTCGGCGGCGGCATGGACCTGACGCCCTACTACGGCTTCGAGGAGGACGCGCAGCACTTCCACCGGGAGTGCCGCGACGCCCTTGCGCCCTTCGGCGACGACTACCACCCGCGCTTCAAGACGTGGTGCGACGAGTACTTCTACCTCAAGCACCGCCAGGAGCCGCGCGGGATCGGCGGGATCTTCTTCGACGATCTCTCGGACCAGGACTTCGAGTTCAGCTTCGCGCTCATGCAAAGCGTGGGCGACCACTTCCTGGGGGCCTACGCGCCGATCCTGGACCGTCGCAAGGACACGCCGTACGGCGATCGCGAGCGAGACTTCCAGGCCTATCGCCGGGGCCGCTACGTCGAGTTCAACCTGGTCTGGGACCGGGGCACCCATTTCGGGCTCCAGTCGGGCGGCCGAACCGAATCGATCCTCATGTCCATGCCCCCCGTGGCGGCGTGGCGCTACGACTATCACCCCGAACCGGGCACTCCCGAAGCCAGGCTCTACACGGACTTTCTCATCAACAAGGATTGGATCTAG
- the hemJ gene encoding protoporphyrinogen oxidase HemJ → MSASLYLWIKALHVIAVIAWMAAMLYLPRLYVYHAMETDQAVMDRFQVMERRLLRAIMNPAMIVSLLAGLAMIWMNPALLKMPWFHVKLTMLVGMFACHGIYSAARTKLIANPRYKSDKYFRVLNEVPTLLMIVIVIMVIVRPF, encoded by the coding sequence ATGTCCGCTTCCCTCTACCTCTGGATCAAGGCCCTTCACGTCATCGCCGTCATCGCCTGGATGGCCGCCATGCTCTACCTGCCCAGGCTCTATGTCTACCACGCCATGGAGACCGACCAGGCCGTCATGGACCGCTTCCAGGTCATGGAGCGCCGCCTGCTGCGCGCCATCATGAACCCGGCGATGATCGTGAGCCTGCTCGCGGGCCTCGCCATGATCTGGATGAACCCCGCCCTGCTCAAGATGCCCTGGTTCCACGTCAAGCTGACCATGCTGGTCGGCATGTTCGCCTGCCACGGCATCTACTCGGCTGCGCGCACCAAGCTCATCGCCAACCCGCGCTACAAGTCGGACAAGTACTTCCGGGTCCTCAACGAGGTCCCCACCCTCCTGATGATCGTCATCGTCATCATGGTGATCGTCCGCCCCTTCTAA